In Geotalea uraniireducens, one genomic interval encodes:
- a CDS encoding cytochrome c3 family protein, whose product MASAETVAKILIHVVIAGLALLPAVATAAPPDSGNSASPPVRPTCEFVMSLNKPFKRIQFMFHISRIRKMNREDAADPAQMYGSIIKVSLNDSSDAEIDDLSVQCLSCHDGVYATGRLIRLKNNIDREPGSIDRVHGGHPIGMDYLKLAGRHPGLRRPDTLPPEVVLVQGKVGCLSCHNPLNQERPHLAATIANSSLCLTCHIK is encoded by the coding sequence ATGGCCAGCGCCGAGACCGTCGCAAAAATACTCATCCACGTCGTTATTGCCGGGCTCGCGCTGCTGCCGGCAGTGGCAACAGCCGCCCCGCCGGACAGCGGCAACAGCGCCAGCCCCCCGGTGCGTCCCACCTGCGAGTTCGTCATGTCGCTCAACAAGCCATTCAAGCGGATCCAGTTCATGTTCCACATCTCCCGGATTCGCAAAATGAACCGGGAAGACGCCGCCGACCCGGCCCAGATGTACGGCTCGATCATCAAGGTTTCCCTCAACGATTCGAGCGATGCGGAAATCGACGACCTCTCGGTCCAGTGCCTGAGCTGCCATGACGGCGTCTATGCCACCGGCCGGTTGATCAGGCTGAAAAACAACATCGATCGGGAGCCCGGCAGCATCGACCGGGTCCATGGCGGGCACCCCATCGGCATGGATTACTTGAAATTGGCGGGACGTCATCCCGGACTCCGCCGCCCGGATACTCTTCCTCCCGAAGTTGTCCTCGTCCAGGGGAAAGTCGGCTGTCTCTCCTGCCACAACCCGCTCAACCAGGAGCGGCCGCACTTGGCGGCAACCATCGCCAACAGCAGCCTCTGCCTCACCTGCCACATCAAATAG
- the nifS gene encoding cysteine desulfurase NifS, with protein MKEIYADNNATTKVDEAVFEEMRPYFCELYGNPSSMHFFGGQVQKKVDEARNRVAQLLGASPEEIVFTACGTESDNAAIRSALEVYPERRHIITTRVEHPAVLTLCRNLGKRGYRVTELNVDGEGRLDLDELRGAIDQDTAIVSVMYANNETGVVFPIEEIGKIVKEKGKGAFFHTDAVQAVGKIPLDMATSTVDMLSLSGHKLHAPKGIGVLYLRKGVPFRPFLVGGHQERSRRAGTENTAAIIALGKACELAALHMADENGRVKAMRDRLEKELLALIPHARINGGQAERLPNTLSIAFEFVEGEAILMLLSEKGICASSGSACTSGSLEPSHVLRAMGVPFTCAHGSVRFSLSRFNDDSDIEAIIRELPPVIERLRQMSPFGREFLDK; from the coding sequence ATGAAAGAGATCTACGCCGACAATAACGCCACCACCAAGGTGGACGAAGCGGTTTTCGAGGAGATGCGCCCTTACTTCTGCGAGTTGTACGGCAATCCGAGTTCGATGCATTTTTTCGGCGGCCAGGTGCAGAAAAAGGTTGATGAAGCGCGCAATCGGGTGGCACAGCTGCTCGGCGCCTCGCCGGAGGAGATCGTCTTTACCGCCTGCGGCACCGAGAGCGACAATGCCGCGATTCGCTCGGCTCTCGAAGTCTACCCGGAGCGGCGGCACATTATTACTACCCGGGTCGAGCATCCGGCAGTCCTCACACTCTGCCGCAATCTCGGCAAACGCGGTTACCGGGTGACCGAATTGAACGTCGATGGCGAAGGCCGCCTCGATCTGGATGAACTGCGGGGCGCGATCGACCAGGATACCGCCATCGTTTCGGTGATGTATGCCAACAACGAGACCGGGGTGGTCTTTCCTATCGAAGAGATTGGCAAGATCGTCAAGGAGAAGGGAAAAGGGGCGTTCTTCCACACCGACGCCGTCCAGGCGGTGGGGAAAATCCCCCTCGACATGGCGACGTCGACCGTGGACATGCTGTCGCTCTCCGGCCATAAACTCCATGCGCCGAAAGGGATCGGGGTCCTCTATCTCCGTAAAGGGGTGCCGTTCCGGCCGTTTCTGGTCGGTGGGCATCAGGAACGGAGCCGGCGGGCCGGTACCGAGAATACCGCCGCCATTATCGCCCTGGGGAAAGCCTGTGAACTAGCGGCGCTGCACATGGCCGACGAGAATGGCCGGGTGAAGGCGATGCGCGACCGGCTGGAGAAGGAGCTGCTGGCCCTCATTCCCCATGCCCGGATCAATGGCGGGCAGGCGGAGCGCCTTCCCAACACCCTCTCGATCGCCTTCGAGTTTGTCGAAGGGGAGGCAATCCTGATGCTCCTTTCCGAAAAAGGGATTTGCGCCTCGTCGGGGAGCGCCTGTACTTCCGGCTCCCTGGAGCCTTCCCATGTCCTCCGGGCGATGGGAGTCCCCTTCACCTGCGCCCACGGCTCGGTCCGCTTTTCGCTGTCACGCTTCAATGACGACAGTGATATCGAGGCGATCATCCGGGAATTGCCGCCGGTGATTGAACGGCTGCGGCAGATGTCCCCCTTCGGGCGGGAATTTCTCGATAAGTAG
- the nifU gene encoding Fe-S cluster assembly protein NifU, producing the protein MWDYTDKVRDHFLNPHNVGEIKDADAVGEVGSLACGDALKLYIKLDEDKNRIIDAKFQTFGCASAIASSSALTDIIKGRTLDEALAVSNQEIADYLGGLPEEKMHCSVMGQEALEVAIAKYRGGPVPTHNHDHEELEGDVVCKCFGLTDVFLKKVIAANKLTTAEQVTHFTKAGGACGGCLPRIKELIAEVLGTEAKETPKKPEKLTNLRKMQLIQETLEKEIRPLLWADGGDLELVDISGSEVQIAFRKACAGCSASGNTAKFVEAKLRELVADDIVVVEVEG; encoded by the coding sequence ATGTGGGATTACACGGATAAGGTTCGGGATCATTTCCTGAATCCGCATAACGTTGGGGAGATAAAGGATGCGGATGCAGTTGGCGAGGTAGGGAGTCTGGCCTGTGGCGATGCCCTTAAACTGTATATCAAACTGGATGAGGACAAGAATCGAATCATCGACGCCAAGTTCCAAACCTTCGGCTGTGCTAGTGCCATTGCTTCTTCATCGGCGCTGACCGATATCATCAAGGGCAGGACCCTGGACGAGGCCTTGGCGGTTTCCAACCAGGAGATTGCCGATTACCTCGGCGGTCTGCCGGAGGAGAAGATGCACTGCTCGGTCATGGGGCAGGAGGCGCTAGAGGTCGCCATTGCCAAGTACCGTGGCGGGCCGGTACCGACCCATAACCACGACCATGAGGAACTGGAAGGGGATGTTGTCTGCAAATGCTTCGGCCTGACCGATGTCTTCCTGAAAAAGGTCATTGCCGCCAACAAGCTGACCACTGCCGAGCAGGTGACCCATTTCACCAAGGCCGGCGGTGCCTGCGGCGGCTGTCTGCCGCGGATCAAGGAGCTGATTGCCGAAGTGCTCGGGACCGAGGCGAAGGAAACACCGAAAAAGCCTGAGAAGCTGACCAATCTGCGCAAAATGCAGCTGATTCAGGAGACCCTGGAGAAGGAGATCCGGCCGCTGCTGTGGGCCGACGGCGGCGACCTGGAGTTGGTGGATATTTCCGGAAGCGAGGTGCAGATTGCCTTTCGCAAGGCATGTGCCGGCTGCTCCGCTTCGGGAAACACCGCCAAGTTTGTCGAGGCCAAATTGCGGGAACTGGTTGCCGATGACATTGTCGTCGTGGAGGTGGAGGGATGA
- a CDS encoding PxxKW family cysteine-rich protein, giving the protein MQCQTVLPGTECTFWGKQGCIFTGGSCQVVVENCEGCERIVDGTIGKVCSAYPAPDKKWTGGICNFATHVKVEIKGEDLKINPLKASKKASGGKKK; this is encoded by the coding sequence ATGCAGTGTCAAACGGTACTTCCCGGTACCGAGTGTACCTTCTGGGGAAAGCAGGGTTGCATATTCACCGGCGGATCATGCCAGGTTGTGGTAGAGAACTGTGAAGGGTGTGAGCGAATCGTTGACGGGACCATCGGCAAGGTCTGCAGCGCGTATCCGGCACCCGACAAGAAATGGACGGGCGGGATCTGCAATTTTGCAACGCACGTGAAAGTGGAGATCAAGGGCGAAGACCTCAAGATCAACCCCCTCAAGGCATCCAAGAAAGCCTCGGGCGGGAAGAAAAAGTAG
- a CDS encoding NUDIX hydrolase, which produces MAYDRLTCPRCGETVKAYRNPVPTVDIIIETAGGIVLIERKNEPLGWALPGGFVDYGETLETAAIREAREETSLEIRNLRLLGCYSDPARDLRQHTISTVFIATADGLPQAADDAAAVAVIPLDQLPVELCFDHRKILDDYLLTIGRFPADRP; this is translated from the coding sequence ATGGCCTACGACCGACTTACCTGTCCCCGTTGCGGGGAAACCGTCAAAGCTTACCGCAACCCTGTTCCAACCGTCGACATCATCATTGAAACGGCTGGCGGGATCGTCCTGATCGAGCGGAAAAACGAACCACTTGGCTGGGCACTGCCGGGAGGGTTTGTCGACTATGGCGAGACGCTGGAAACGGCGGCAATTCGGGAAGCCCGCGAAGAGACCTCCCTGGAAATTCGTAATCTGCGGCTGCTCGGCTGTTATTCCGATCCGGCACGGGATCTTCGCCAGCATACCATCTCAACTGTTTTCATCGCCACTGCCGATGGCCTGCCGCAGGCGGCTGACGACGCAGCGGCTGTCGCCGTGATCCCCCTGGATCAACTGCCGGTCGAACTCTGTTTCGACCACCGGAAAATTCTGGACGATTACCTGCTAACCATCGGCCGTTTCCCGGCCGATCGGCCATGA
- a CDS encoding putative bifunctional diguanylate cyclase/phosphodiesterase has protein sequence MVNSNWFNALSKRLWQVRDGLKTADYEQHEELQARISLVVKTRWFLLALIAAYCLFAGSSYYFSRFGLFLSRSQTFFLFGTVASVIGYNFLLHTYHRRLCCCYRLVNLLQILLDLVLVTVLIHLSGGASSWFWPVYLIITIEAAFLSEHKRDVWLVGVCGGLLYGALLTAEKLQLVPNVRMPFVDSAIHRDGLYLLLIWLWVTLLNAAVSFIGSYFVGALRRESSAVKESEERLVNFLDTANDLILTVNAEGRFLYVNDAWQKTLGYTLEETGTISFFDIIRPDCREQCSIEIARVLAGDTLSPLESVLVAKNGREVVVEGNLTCGFDDGNSQVIWGICRDITERKQAEEQLYRLAHHDILTELPNRILFLDRLQQAKALANRYRHQLAILFLDLDRFKIINDTLGHPVGDKLLQKVAQRIAGCVREVDTVARIGGDEFTVILVNIDNIDDVKRVAQKILHSLSVPFNIDTYELFITTSIGIALYPSDGENIDTLVKKADIAMYYAKGEGRNNFQFYTPQMDANADKRLLLETSLRKALDQHEFRIYYQPKVDIVSKQITAMEALLRWAHPTLGLVSPAEFIPLAEETGLIIPIGEWVLRAACIQNKEWQKQGLPRMRVAVNLSGYQFQQRNLLEMIRGILEESGLEAELLELEITESVIMQNPDFAVSVLNELKDLGIHISIDDFGTGYSSLAHLKRFSINTLKIDKSFVRDVEVNSADAAITTAIIAMGNSLNLKVIAEGVETEGQLNFLSENNCDEVQGFLVSTPMPAGEVAAFLRERCGADSWPIGRETADG, from the coding sequence CTTTTTGTCCCGGTCACAGACCTTCTTCCTGTTTGGTACGGTGGCCTCGGTCATCGGTTACAACTTTCTGCTTCACACCTATCATCGTCGACTCTGCTGCTGCTATCGGCTCGTCAATCTGCTCCAGATCCTCCTCGATCTGGTGCTGGTGACGGTGCTCATCCACTTGAGTGGCGGAGCGTCGAGCTGGTTCTGGCCCGTCTATCTGATCATCACTATCGAAGCTGCCTTTCTCAGCGAACACAAACGTGACGTCTGGCTGGTCGGTGTCTGCGGTGGGCTGCTTTACGGCGCCTTGCTGACAGCTGAGAAACTGCAACTGGTTCCCAATGTGCGGATGCCGTTCGTCGATTCTGCCATTCACCGCGACGGTCTCTATCTGCTGCTCATCTGGCTGTGGGTAACCCTGTTGAATGCCGCGGTTTCGTTCATCGGCTCCTATTTCGTCGGCGCCCTGCGCCGCGAATCCTCTGCCGTCAAGGAGAGTGAGGAGCGGCTGGTTAATTTTCTCGATACTGCCAACGACCTGATTCTCACTGTCAACGCGGAAGGCCGGTTCCTCTACGTTAACGATGCATGGCAGAAGACCCTCGGCTATACGCTGGAGGAGACAGGTACCATCTCTTTCTTCGATATCATTCGTCCCGATTGCCGAGAACAGTGCAGTATTGAGATCGCCCGCGTTCTGGCCGGGGATACCCTCAGTCCCCTCGAATCGGTGCTGGTCGCGAAGAACGGCCGGGAAGTCGTCGTCGAAGGTAACCTGACCTGTGGCTTTGATGACGGCAATTCCCAGGTGATCTGGGGAATCTGCCGCGATATTACCGAGCGGAAACAGGCCGAGGAGCAACTCTATCGGCTTGCCCATCACGATATCCTCACCGAACTGCCCAATCGCATCCTCTTTCTCGACCGATTGCAGCAGGCCAAGGCCCTGGCCAACCGCTACCGTCATCAACTCGCGATCCTCTTCCTCGACCTTGATCGCTTCAAAATCATCAATGATACTCTTGGCCATCCGGTGGGCGACAAGCTGCTGCAGAAAGTTGCCCAGCGGATTGCCGGTTGCGTGCGCGAAGTGGATACCGTTGCGCGGATCGGTGGCGATGAGTTTACGGTGATCCTGGTCAATATTGACAACATCGACGACGTTAAACGGGTCGCGCAGAAGATTCTTCACTCACTCTCCGTTCCGTTCAATATCGATACCTATGAGTTGTTTATTACCACCAGCATTGGAATCGCCCTCTACCCGTCTGACGGCGAGAACATCGATACTCTCGTGAAAAAAGCCGATATCGCCATGTACTACGCGAAAGGGGAGGGGAGAAACAACTTCCAGTTCTACACCCCGCAGATGGATGCCAATGCCGACAAGCGGCTGCTCCTGGAGACCAGCCTGCGCAAGGCGCTCGACCAGCACGAGTTCCGCATTTATTACCAGCCCAAGGTCGACATTGTCTCGAAGCAGATTACCGCTATGGAAGCGCTGCTCCGCTGGGCACATCCGACGCTGGGACTCGTTTCGCCGGCCGAGTTCATTCCGCTGGCAGAAGAGACAGGGTTGATCATTCCGATCGGAGAGTGGGTGCTTCGGGCTGCCTGCATCCAGAACAAGGAGTGGCAGAAACAGGGGCTGCCGCGAATGCGGGTGGCGGTAAACCTTTCTGGATATCAGTTCCAGCAGCGCAATCTGCTGGAAATGATCCGCGGTATTCTGGAAGAGTCGGGGTTGGAAGCTGAACTGCTGGAGCTGGAAATTACCGAAAGCGTCATCATGCAGAACCCCGATTTTGCCGTCTCGGTTCTCAATGAGCTGAAAGACCTCGGCATCCATATCTCAATCGACGATTTCGGTACCGGCTATTCCTCGCTCGCCCATCTCAAGCGCTTTTCGATCAATACTCTCAAGATCGACAAGTCATTTGTCCGGGACGTTGAGGTCAATTCGGCCGATGCCGCTATTACGACGGCGATCATTGCTATGGGGAACAGCCTGAACCTGAAGGTTATTGCCGAGGGGGTCGAAACTGAGGGCCAGTTGAATTTCCTGAGTGAAAACAACTGCGACGAAGTACAAGGGTTTCTCGTCAGTACGCCAATGCCGGCGGGTGAAGTCGCTGCTTTCCTTCGTGAAAGGTGCGGAGCCGATTCATGGCCGATCGGCCGGGAAACGGCCGATGGTTAG